A window from Pyrococcus yayanosii CH1 encodes these proteins:
- a CDS encoding NfeD family protein — translation MDGLPYLLLILGLLIIVLDMVISAFITPIGIAFAVLGLLMIFNVHFYTAFVVSLIAAVVGYLAFARLIKRETLDIGKKKYTFELRGKVGLVVKVAEDHYLVELEGDKWIALSDDPLSVGDEVIVVDVDGVKLRVKKRTPPKG, via the coding sequence ATGGATGGTCTTCCATACCTTCTTCTAATTTTGGGCCTCCTGATAATCGTTCTCGACATGGTAATCTCGGCATTCATAACCCCCATAGGAATAGCCTTCGCCGTATTGGGCCTTCTCATGATCTTCAACGTGCATTTCTATACCGCCTTCGTTGTCTCATTGATTGCTGCCGTCGTGGGTTACCTCGCCTTCGCGAGGCTCATTAAGAGGGAAACCTTGGATATAGGGAAAAAGAAGTATACCTTCGAGCTCAGGGGAAAAGTTGGGCTGGTCGTTAAGGTTGCAGAAGACCACTACCTAGTAGAGCTTGAGGGAGATAAGTGGATAGCTCTCAGCGACGATCCTCTAAGCGTCGGGGATGAGGTCATCGTTGTCGACGTTGACGGCGTGAAGCTCAGAGTGAAAAAACGGACTCCTCCAAAGGGATAA
- a CDS encoding sodium:calcium antiporter, with protein MFIVGLLLLIKGSDIFVEAATRVAKNFGVSEFVIALVLASIATTLPEVTVSAVSSYQGNTDVALGNAIGSALANIALILAISALIMPLKVDKIAGENSLIMLIVTLYVWFLMRDGVISRFDGLSLVLMYAAFLYYLYRKHVRLEDVSAGRSGDFKKDVLVLLLSGVMVIAGAKLVVKGAVTIAIALGVPEVVIGVTLVSIGTSLPEFANSLMATLKKVPNVSVGNIVGANILDMLMVIGVASIIRPLPVHESIFSVVMPFTLVVMALLTFSLFKNHQVSRKTAVVLLAIYVYFLWLWIEGKVYIPGG; from the coding sequence ATGTTCATTGTGGGCCTTCTCTTGCTCATCAAGGGAAGTGACATCTTCGTTGAGGCTGCCACGAGAGTTGCGAAGAACTTCGGCGTCAGCGAGTTCGTGATAGCCCTTGTCCTAGCCAGCATCGCTACGACGCTTCCTGAGGTTACGGTCTCGGCTGTGTCATCGTATCAAGGAAACACCGATGTGGCCCTTGGAAACGCCATAGGAAGTGCCCTCGCCAACATCGCTCTTATATTGGCTATATCTGCCCTTATAATGCCTCTTAAGGTGGATAAAATAGCTGGAGAAAACTCACTGATAATGCTCATAGTTACTCTCTACGTCTGGTTCCTCATGCGGGATGGTGTAATAAGCCGGTTCGATGGGCTTTCCTTAGTTCTCATGTACGCTGCCTTCCTGTACTACCTCTACAGAAAGCATGTAAGGCTGGAGGATGTTAGTGCGGGGAGAAGCGGCGATTTTAAAAAGGATGTTCTCGTGCTCTTACTTTCTGGCGTTATGGTAATCGCCGGAGCGAAGCTCGTCGTTAAGGGTGCGGTCACGATTGCAATTGCCTTGGGCGTTCCCGAGGTCGTCATAGGAGTGACACTCGTGTCCATTGGAACGTCCCTTCCAGAATTCGCCAACTCCCTTATGGCGACCCTGAAGAAGGTGCCAAACGTAAGCGTCGGAAACATTGTGGGGGCAAATATCCTTGACATGCTCATGGTTATTGGTGTTGCCTCTATCATAAGGCCGTTACCTGTTCATGAGAGTATATTCTCTGTGGTTATGCCTTTTACGCTCGTCGTTATGGCTCTCTTGACATTCTCTCTCTTCAAGAATCACCAGGTTAGCAGGAAGACTGCCGTTGTCCTCCTCGCGATATATGTCTACTTCCTCTGGCTTTGGATCGAGGGAAAGGTGTATATACCCGGGGGATAA
- a CDS encoding chemotaxis protein CheW: MTEVQVVAFRLGNEEFCLEISKVREIKDMMPITRVPNAPDFVEGVINLRGQITTVVNLKKLLGYYDEGDLENKKIIIAEVNGEIVGVIVDAVSDVLTLTEDQIEQPPKTLASKVDMRFIKGIAKINNGERLLIMLDLDKLLGESI; encoded by the coding sequence ATGACAGAGGTTCAGGTTGTCGCCTTTAGGTTGGGAAATGAGGAATTCTGCCTTGAAATATCCAAAGTCAGGGAAATAAAGGACATGATGCCAATAACAAGGGTGCCAAATGCTCCGGACTTTGTCGAGGGTGTCATAAACCTTAGAGGTCAGATAACAACCGTTGTAAATCTGAAGAAGCTGCTGGGGTATTATGATGAGGGTGATCTTGAGAACAAGAAAATAATAATTGCCGAAGTTAATGGAGAAATAGTGGGAGTTATCGTGGATGCCGTTTCGGACGTATTAACCCTCACGGAGGACCAGATAGAACAGCCCCCCAAGACGTTGGCTTCCAAGGTGGACATGAGGTTTATTAAAGGCATAGCAAAAATAAACAACGGCGAGAGGCTTCTTATAATGCTTGATCTCGACAAGCTGCTTGGAGAGAGCATTTGA
- a CDS encoding methyl-accepting chemotaxis protein: protein MKKNVWTIASPILAAFLAQYSLLLGVACGVAILIPLLRKGETKRASLYNIVMKYIRELVEGKSPEVPVDLPLIDRGILERLSRMIERVGKDTKTPVPASSGIRNSVEEVRAHLEEGKKLVESIEADFESINIEELKNADNLINLLEREKSKVAELNDYIQTLSAGIEEMNVQAQQLAEFALESASVAEKGREISDNAALKVSRISEVSKGMEDAINILAEYSKRIDEIVDVITTIAGQTNLLALNAAIEAARAGEAGKGFAVVAENIRELADRSRASAEQIGNLIRDMQENINKVIDSIRENTNATQEVREAIQELIAAFDDIARRANETATMVKELSEGIEDQANSVQMLVENIDSISQNMSETIEFAMDLVEKVRGAISLAETIRDKISRTEVILNRVLEYLGKVS from the coding sequence TTGAAGAAAAACGTGTGGACAATTGCATCCCCCATACTTGCAGCTTTTCTAGCTCAATATTCTCTTCTGCTAGGTGTCGCTTGTGGAGTGGCAATTCTAATTCCTCTCTTAAGAAAAGGAGAGACTAAAAGGGCTAGTCTATACAACATAGTCATGAAATATATTCGCGAGCTCGTCGAGGGGAAAAGTCCCGAGGTTCCAGTTGATTTGCCACTCATAGATAGAGGAATTCTCGAAAGACTTTCAAGGATGATAGAAAGAGTTGGAAAAGATACTAAAACGCCTGTACCTGCGTCCTCTGGGATTAGGAATAGTGTTGAAGAAGTTAGAGCTCATTTGGAGGAAGGTAAAAAACTTGTAGAGAGTATTGAGGCGGATTTCGAAAGTATTAACATTGAGGAACTTAAAAACGCCGACAACCTCATTAATCTCTTAGAGAGGGAGAAGAGCAAGGTCGCTGAACTCAATGATTACATTCAGACTCTTTCTGCAGGTATAGAAGAAATGAATGTTCAGGCACAACAATTGGCTGAATTTGCTCTAGAATCTGCCTCAGTGGCAGAAAAGGGACGGGAGATCTCGGACAATGCTGCTTTAAAAGTGTCCAGAATTAGCGAGGTCAGTAAGGGCATGGAAGATGCCATTAATATCTTGGCAGAATATTCAAAAAGGATTGATGAAATAGTCGATGTTATCACTACAATAGCGGGTCAGACTAACCTTCTTGCTTTGAATGCCGCTATAGAGGCTGCTAGGGCAGGAGAAGCTGGTAAAGGATTTGCAGTTGTAGCTGAAAACATAAGAGAACTTGCAGATCGCTCGAGGGCGTCCGCAGAGCAAATTGGGAATCTTATTAGGGATATGCAGGAAAACATAAATAAAGTTATAGATTCCATACGGGAGAACACTAATGCTACCCAAGAGGTCAGGGAGGCAATACAGGAACTCATAGCAGCGTTTGACGATATAGCAAGGAGAGCAAATGAAACAGCTACAATGGTTAAGGAGCTTTCAGAGGGTATAGAAGATCAGGCCAACTCCGTTCAAATGCTCGTGGAAAATATTGACTCAATTTCCCAAAATATGTCAGAAACTATAGAGTTTGCCATGGATCTTGTTGAGAAGGTCCGTGGGGCTATATCTCTTGCCGAGACCATTAGGGATAAAATCTCCCGGACTGAGGTAATACTAAACCGGGTGCTCGAATATCTTGGTAAAGTTTCGTGA
- a CDS encoding CheR family methyltransferase, with product MEEEKAFQLIKAEIFKRLGAKMDAYKDSYLRRRIRARMRKLGIASYVEYYQLLKKSKEEFEELLLTIAINVTEFFRDPIVWKTFQKKVIPELVDFKRKHHQSSIKVWSAACSTGQEPYSIAMSFYEVLGPNLDGFRVSILATDIDREALHVAMRGEYPEDAVEKQVPKHMIPKYFVKVNERYRIKPEIRKLVNFRWFNLLSSKYPVGFDVIFIRNVLIYMNREAQEEIFMKLYESLEDHGYLILGKTETILGKSAHLFKLYDLVARIYKKNLEVKGYGKNIGG from the coding sequence ATGGAGGAGGAAAAAGCTTTCCAGCTCATCAAGGCCGAAATATTCAAACGTTTAGGTGCCAAGATGGACGCATATAAGGATTCCTACTTACGTAGAAGAATAAGGGCCAGAATGAGAAAGCTCGGCATAGCTAGCTACGTGGAATACTACCAGCTATTGAAGAAAAGCAAAGAGGAGTTTGAAGAATTGCTACTCACGATTGCCATAAACGTAACGGAGTTCTTCAGGGATCCCATAGTATGGAAAACATTTCAAAAGAAAGTAATTCCCGAATTAGTGGATTTTAAAAGGAAGCATCATCAAAGCAGCATAAAGGTGTGGAGCGCCGCTTGCTCAACCGGTCAAGAACCTTATTCCATTGCAATGAGTTTTTACGAAGTCCTAGGCCCTAACCTTGATGGTTTCAGGGTTTCAATATTGGCTACGGACATAGATAGAGAAGCCCTGCATGTTGCCATGAGGGGAGAATATCCTGAGGACGCCGTCGAAAAGCAGGTTCCCAAGCACATGATTCCCAAGTACTTCGTCAAAGTCAATGAGAGATATAGAATCAAACCTGAGATTCGAAAACTCGTAAACTTCCGCTGGTTTAACCTCCTCAGCTCCAAATATCCAGTTGGTTTCGATGTGATATTTATTCGCAATGTGCTGATATACATGAACCGAGAAGCCCAGGAGGAGATATTTATGAAGCTCTATGAATCTCTCGAAGACCATGGCTACCTAATCTTGGGCAAAACCGAAACGATACTGGGCAAGTCCGCTCATCTATTCAAACTTTATGACCTTGTCGCAAGGATATATAAAAAGAACCTGGAGGTGAAGGGGTATGGCAAGAATATTGGTGGTTGA
- a CDS encoding response regulator produces MARILVVDDAAFMRMLLKKILTQAGHQVVGEASNGKEAVEKYKQLKPDLVTMDIVMPEMDGITAVKEIMKIDPNAKIIMITAVGQEAKVMEALKSGAKGYIVKPFQAPKVIEEVNRVLSS; encoded by the coding sequence ATGGCAAGAATATTGGTGGTTGATGATGCAGCTTTTATGAGAATGCTCCTAAAGAAGATACTGACCCAGGCCGGCCACCAGGTGGTTGGAGAAGCCAGCAATGGAAAGGAAGCAGTTGAAAAATACAAACAACTTAAGCCAGACCTTGTGACGATGGACATAGTCATGCCAGAGATGGACGGCATAACGGCTGTCAAGGAGATCATGAAAATAGACCCAAACGCCAAGATAATCATGATAACTGCAGTCGGACAAGAGGCCAAAGTTATGGAGGCTCTAAAAAGCGGCGCCAAAGGCTATATAGTCAAGCCTTTCCAGGCACCCAAAGTCATTGAGGAAGTCAACAGGGTTCTCTCCTCTTAA